The Deltaproteobacteria bacterium genome includes a window with the following:
- a CDS encoding DUF4492 domain-containing protein, protein MKGIISFYAQGFRSMTLGRRLWTIILVKLVVLFAVFKMFFFPDMFKEHFATDAERGGHVLHTLSGGVQAPTLDGVSFKDTPQPPMSGSQEQGG, encoded by the coding sequence ATGAAAGGCATCATCTCCTTCTATGCGCAGGGCTTTCGGTCAATGACTCTGGGGCGGCGGCTTTGGACCATTATCTTGGTCAAGCTGGTCGTCCTCTTCGCCGTGTTCAAGATGTTCTTCTTTCCCGATATGTTCAAAGAGCATTTCGCGACCGACGCCGAGCGCGGCGGACACGTTTTGCATACCTTGAGCGGCGGGGTCCAGGCCCCGACCCTAGACGGCGTTTCGTTTAAAGACACGCCCCAACCGCCCATGTCAGGGAGCCAAGAGCAAGGAGGGTAG